One Brassica napus cultivar Da-Ae chromosome A1, Da-Ae, whole genome shotgun sequence genomic region harbors:
- the LOC106356596 gene encoding monothiol glutaredoxin-S4, which produces MDKLQKMISEKSVVIFSKNSCCMSHTIKTLFIDFGVNPTIYELDEINRGKEIEQALAHLGCSPTVPVVFIGGQLVGGANQVMSLHLNRSLVPMLKRAGALWL; this is translated from the coding sequence ATGGATAAGCTACAAAAGATGATCTCCGAGAAGTCAGTAGTGATCTTTAGCAAGAACTCGTGCTGCATGTCTCACACAATCAAGACTCTCTTCATAGACTTTGGCGTGAACCCAACGATCTATGAGCTGGACGAGATCAACAGAGGAAAGGAAATAGAGCAAGCATTAGCTCACCTTGGCTGCAGCCCGACTGTTCCGGTGGTGTTCATTGGAGGGCAGCTCGTTGGTGGAGCCAATCAAGTTATGAGCCTTCACCTTAATCGCTCTCTTGTTCCAATGCTTAAGCGCGCTGGTGCATTATGGCTTTAA
- the LOC106355411 gene encoding uncharacterized protein LOC106355411, with protein MALLSPPFTSSSYLYCSPHPFRFTAHGSSSSTAHHSRLPPISTAHSFYRRSLSGSISSYQSRFNPLRLGIPPSETVLKRPEQNDDTSVPVGISLGPLAPWILWALWLARNDRIFNNKGTTPEEVITKATAAAQEWLREQGNEPIIRNNPPPQRPLDTAHYACLQSDAAWRSDLHLAGLGWMVTEGHQASSLMSHCFYVSSPLIAEGLALREALFYCIAKGLRAVKCESDSLQLIRALNEETPISEIYGIIADILNLVVAFDYVSFVWIPRSENKAADALAKQALSNASFVASSMNPRV; from the exons ATGGCTCTCCTATCTCCACCGTTCACCTCATCCTCTTATCTCTACTGCTCACCTCATCCTTTTAGATTCACCGCTCACGGCTCTTCTTCCTCCACCGCTCATCACTCACGACTTCCTCCTATCTCCACCGCTCACAGCTTCTATCGCCGCTCACTCTCTGGTTCCATCTCTAGCTATCAATCGAGATTCAATCCCCTCAGGCTGGGAATCCCGCCAAGCGAGACGGTCTTGAAGCGACCAGAGCAAAATGACGACACTTCAGTCCCAG TGGGAATCTCCCTCGGTCCTCTCGCGCCTTGGATTCTATGGGCTTTATGGCTGGCTAGGAACGATCGTATTTTCAACAACAAGGGCACCACCCCGGAGGAAGTGATCACAAAGGCAACCGCTGCAGCTCAAGAGTGGCTCCGAGAGCAGGGAAATGAGCCAATAATAAGGAATAACCCCCCACCACAGCGGCCTCTAGATACAGCACACTACGCTTGCCTTCAGTCGGATGCGGCATGGCGTTCGGACTTACATCTAGCAGGTCTGGGTTGGATGGTGACTGAGGGACACCAGGCTAGCTCGCTCATGTCTCACTGCTTCTACGTCAGCTCTCCCCTAATCGCGGAGGGACTGGCACTTCGAGAAGCTCTGTTCTACTGCATCGCCAAGGGACTCCGGGCCGTGAAGTGCGAGTCTGACTCTCTACAGCTCATCCGAGCCTTGAATGAGGAAACCCCCATCTCAGAGATCTATGGCATCATTGCCGACATCTTAAACCTTGTTGTCGCTTTTGATTATGTGTCTTTTGTTTGGATCCCACGTTCTGAAAACAAGGCTGCTGATGCCTTGGCAAAGCAGGCCTTGTCGAACGCATCCTTTGTAGCTTCATCCATGAACCCGCGAGTTTAA
- the LOC106356597 gene encoding monothiol glutaredoxin-S4-like, protein MDKLQKMISEKSVVIFSKNSCCMSHTIKTLFIDFGVNPTIYELDEISRGHEIEQALAQLGCSPAVPVVYIGGQLVGGANQVMSLHLNRSLVPMLKRAGALWL, encoded by the coding sequence ATGGATAAGCTACAGAAGATGATCTCCGAGAAGTCAGTAGTGATCTTTAGCAAGAACTCGTGCTGCATGTCTCACACAATTAAGACTCTCTTCATAGACTTTGGCGTGAACCCAACGATCTATGAGCTCGACGAGATCAGCAGAGGACACGAGATAGAACAAGCATTGGCTCAGCTTGGCTGCAGCCCAGCTGTACCGGTGGTGTACATAGGAGGGCAGCTCGTTGGTGGAGCCAATCAAGTCATGAGCCTTCACCTTAATCGCTCTCTTGTTCCCATGCTTAAGCGCGCTGGTGCGTTATGGCTTTAA